One Erpetoichthys calabaricus chromosome 9, fErpCal1.3, whole genome shotgun sequence genomic region harbors:
- the LOC114658241 gene encoding histone H2B 5 — translation MPEPAKSAPAPKKGSKKAVTKTQKKGDKKRRKSRKESYAIYVYKVLKQVHPDTGISSKAMGIMNSFVNDIFERIAGEASRLAHYNKRSTITSREIQTAVRLLLPGELAKHAVSEGTKAVTKYTSSK, via the coding sequence ATGCCTGAGCCTGCGAAGTCTGCTCCAGCTCCAAAAAAGGGCTCGAAGAAAGCTGTAACAAAGACTCAAAAGAAAGGCGACAAGAAGCGTAGGAAGAGCCGCAAAGAAAGCTATGCTATCTATGTCTACAAGGTGTTGAAGCAGGTGCATCCAGACACCGGGATCTCTTCCAAAGCGATGGGCATCATGAACTCTTTTGTGAATGACATTTTTGAACGCATCGCTGGCGAGGCCTCACGTCTGGCGCACTACAACAAGCGCTCGACCATTACGTCCCGGGAAATCCAGACCGCAGTCCGCTTGCTTCTTCCAGGAGAGCTGGCCAAACACGCCGTGTCGGAGGGGACCAAAGCCGTCACCAAGTATACAAGTTCGAAGTGA
- the LOC114658240 gene encoding histone H2A translates to MSGRGKTGGKARAKAKSRSSRAGLQFPVGRVHRLLRKGNYAERVGAGAPVYLAAVLEYLTAEILELAGNAARDNKKTRIIPRHLQLAVRNDEELNKLLGGVTIAQGGVLPNIQAVLLPKKTEKPAKSK, encoded by the coding sequence ATGTCAGGACGGGGCAAAACAGGAGGCAAGGCTCGTGCCAAGGCGAAGTCTCGATCTTCCAGGGCAGGTCTCCAATTCCCAGTCGGTCGTGTTCACAGGCTGTTAAGAAAGGGCAATTATGCGGAGCGTGTGGGTGCAGGAGCTCCTGTTTATTTGGCAGCTGTGCTCGAGTACCTGACGGCTGAAATTTTGGAGCTTGCTGGCAATGCCGCCCGTGACAACAAGAAAACAAGGATCATTCCTCGCCATCTTCAGCTGGCAGTGCGCAACGACGAGGAACTCAACAAACTGCTAGGCGGCGTGACCATCGCACAGGGCGGTGTGCTGCCCAACATTCAGGCCGTGTTGTTGCCCAAGAAGACGGAGAAGCCGGCAAAGAGCAAGTAA